Below is a window of Plectropomus leopardus isolate mb unplaced genomic scaffold, YSFRI_Pleo_2.0 unplaced_scaffold64168, whole genome shotgun sequence DNA.
atgatgattttgttgtttttattgttattattgttattgttataatcTAATGCTTTATCACTCACGTTGTTGATCCAGGGGATGTAGGCGCTGACTCTAGTGAAGACGGAGGGCTTCTTGGGGTAGTTGCAGCCCATGCTAGAGCCGAAGCTCACCACACCATGAACGTCCCAGGAGCCATCAGAGTTCTGACAGTTCAGGGGACCACCAGAGT
It encodes the following:
- the LOC121939867 gene encoding chymotrypsin-like elastase family member 2A, with the protein product GPIADILQQALLPVVGHSTCTRSDWWGSLVTNNMVCAGGDGELASCNGDSGGPLNCQNSDGSWDVHGVVSFGSSMGCNYPKKPSVFTRVSAYIPWINNVSDK